In one Candidatus Dechloromonas phosphoritropha genomic region, the following are encoded:
- a CDS encoding CBS domain-containing protein, whose amino-acid sequence MDLRQQGSRRVAGSTQKFLKHYAPFDKMKSDALQLFAEKAQLVFHAADSEIVGPDSGNVRFFYVIESGKVQARQAGEVTVTEYSVLNLGLGESFSIGAATSGRPTTNTYTAVEDTFCYQLPTRDLLELMAISPEFTLFCTQHIASLLQQSRLQLQQQFAQRASEQQTLNSPLTKIGSRSPISVVPETPLRSALEGMSKAGVGSLIIAGADRRPVGIFTRSDLLDRVFLVALPDSAPISEAMSPHPFMLEENATAYDAMLAMATHGIRHVLVTDAEGKLTGVVSERDLFALHRVGLRQIRQAIESAADVESLQRSAADVRQLSFNMLAQGIGAEQLTQFISVLNDALTRRVLELNLHNHHFDGVEWAWLAFGSEGRDEQTFSTDQDNGIVFICPDAAEVKDLRKRLVAFALDVNKDLDRCGFPLCKGNIMASNPQWCLTLDEWKNQFGKWVSSPEPVALLNASIFFDFRALFGAADLAEQMRRYLLTAAGGNSLFLQAMARNALGVAPPLGTIRDFITDLEPGHPGKIDLKKYGSRIFVDVARIHALATGVHNTNSVQRLRIASKRLAIRDEEVDAVLEGLDFIQMLRLRHQFLDDKPGVQGNNLIDPNELNEHDRRVLKESFRQARKIQNRLKLDYQVR is encoded by the coding sequence ATGGATCTACGGCAGCAGGGAAGCCGCCGCGTCGCGGGGAGCACCCAGAAATTCCTCAAGCATTACGCGCCCTTTGACAAGATGAAGAGCGATGCCCTGCAACTGTTCGCGGAAAAGGCGCAACTGGTCTTTCACGCGGCCGACAGCGAGATTGTCGGCCCGGATTCTGGCAATGTCCGCTTCTTCTACGTGATCGAGAGTGGCAAGGTACAGGCGCGCCAGGCCGGCGAGGTGACGGTTACCGAGTATTCGGTCCTTAACCTGGGGCTGGGCGAGAGTTTTTCGATCGGTGCAGCGACTTCGGGGCGGCCGACGACGAATACCTACACGGCGGTCGAGGATACCTTCTGCTACCAGTTGCCGACCCGGGACCTGTTGGAGCTGATGGCGATCAGCCCGGAATTCACCCTTTTCTGCACGCAACACATTGCCAGCCTGCTGCAGCAGTCGCGGCTGCAGCTGCAGCAGCAGTTCGCTCAGCGTGCCAGCGAACAACAGACGCTCAATTCGCCGCTGACCAAGATCGGCTCACGCTCGCCCATCTCGGTGGTGCCGGAAACGCCTTTGCGGAGCGCGCTGGAGGGCATGTCGAAGGCGGGGGTTGGTTCGCTGATCATCGCCGGCGCCGACCGCAGGCCGGTTGGAATCTTCACCCGCTCCGATCTCCTCGATCGTGTCTTTCTGGTTGCTTTGCCGGATTCGGCGCCGATCAGCGAGGCGATGTCGCCTCATCCCTTCATGCTGGAGGAGAACGCAACCGCCTACGACGCGATGCTCGCGATGGCCACCCACGGCATTCGCCACGTGCTGGTGACCGATGCCGAAGGCAAGCTGACCGGAGTCGTTTCCGAGCGCGACCTGTTCGCCCTGCATCGCGTCGGTCTACGTCAGATTCGCCAGGCCATCGAGTCGGCGGCGGATGTCGAGTCGCTGCAGCGGTCGGCGGCGGATGTCCGCCAGTTGTCCTTCAACATGCTGGCGCAGGGCATCGGCGCCGAGCAGTTGACCCAGTTCATCTCGGTACTCAACGACGCGCTGACGCGCCGTGTCCTTGAACTCAATCTCCACAACCACCATTTCGATGGCGTCGAATGGGCCTGGCTGGCATTCGGCTCGGAAGGACGCGACGAGCAGACGTTCAGCACTGACCAGGACAACGGGATCGTCTTCATCTGTCCCGATGCTGCCGAAGTCAAGGATCTGCGCAAGCGCCTCGTGGCATTCGCGCTGGACGTCAACAAGGATCTCGACCGCTGCGGCTTTCCACTGTGCAAGGGCAACATCATGGCCAGCAATCCGCAGTGGTGCCTGACCCTCGATGAGTGGAAGAACCAGTTCGGCAAGTGGGTGAGCTCTCCGGAGCCCGTGGCCCTGCTCAATGCCTCGATCTTCTTCGACTTCCGCGCGCTGTTCGGCGCTGCCGACCTTGCGGAACAGATGCGCCGCTATCTGCTGACCGCGGCCGGTGGAAATTCGCTGTTCCTGCAGGCCATGGCACGAAATGCCCTTGGCGTGGCGCCGCCGCTGGGGACGATTCGCGACTTCATCACCGATCTCGAGCCCGGACATCCGGGCAAGATCGATCTCAAGAAATACGGTTCGCGCATTTTCGTCGATGTCGCCCGAATCCATGCGCTGGCCACCGGCGTCCATAACACGAACTCGGTCCAGCGTCTGCGCATCGCTTCAAAGCGACTGGCGATACGCGACGAAGAGGTCGATGCGGTGCTCGAAGGGCTCGATTTCATCCAGATGCTGCGCTTGCGTCACCAGTTCCTCGACGACAAGCCCGGCGTTCAGGGGAACAACCTGATCGATCCCAACGAACTGAACGAACACGATCGCCGGGTTCTCAAGGAGTCCTTCCGTCAGGCGCGCAAGATCCAGAACCGTCTCAAGCTCGACTACCAGGTGCGCTGA
- a CDS encoding response regulator has translation MVKKILIVDDEPNIVISLEFLMKKEGFEVAVANDGDEALAMVASTNPDLLLLDVMMPKKSGFEVCEALRADPGRAGLKIIMLTAKGRDTEMAKGLAIGADAYVTKPFSTKDLVNKVKEILAV, from the coding sequence ATGGTCAAGAAGATTCTCATTGTCGACGACGAGCCCAATATCGTCATTTCGCTCGAGTTCCTGATGAAGAAGGAAGGTTTCGAGGTGGCAGTAGCCAATGATGGCGACGAGGCGCTGGCCATGGTCGCCAGCACCAACCCGGATCTGCTGCTGCTTGACGTGATGATGCCGAAGAAGTCAGGCTTTGAGGTCTGCGAAGCCCTGCGCGCCGATCCCGGACGCGCAGGTCTGAAGATCATCATGCTGACCGCCAAGGGGCGCGATACCGAGATGGCCAAGGGTTTGGCGATCGGCGCCGACGCCTATGTCACCAAGCCGTTCTCGACCAAGGATCTGGTCAACAAGGTCAAGGAAATACTCGCTGTCTGA